In Clostridium sp., one DNA window encodes the following:
- a CDS encoding hemolysin family protein — protein MDSGPSSILIDLFLIFILIMLNAFFSAAEIAIVSVNKSRIRILADKGNKKAQLLLDLMKEPNRFLATIQDIITLAGFLASALSATSLSKPLAVILNKFNVPSSNEIAIVLGTIILSYFTLVFGELFPKQLALQNSEKMALFVVKPLLWTSKITFPFDKILTLSLNILSKVTKIKSTNIKNNVSIEEIQLMIDAGEETGIINETEKEMINGVFKFDDTLAKNIMTPKVNVFALDVNTPLKEILSEVARHQYSRIPVYEDAIDNIIGILYMKDLFIEFHSGTLDHKSIKDLIRDAYFVPETKNIDELFEEMQLTNNHMSILIDEYGDFTGIVTIDDLIEEVMGNIPDEHDKYDTSDESIKKISPNTYIVDGLVPIDDINEELNIDLPCDIFDTVGGFVIDLLGHIPKHNEHIPLKYNNLIFKIKNVKEKRIDKVEIIIEDNLQINQAENGIE, from the coding sequence ATGGACAGTGGTCCGAGTAGCATTCTAATTGATCTTTTTTTAATCTTTATACTCATAATGCTGAACGCTTTTTTTTCAGCTGCGGAGATTGCAATAGTTTCAGTAAACAAATCAAGAATAAGAATACTTGCAGATAAAGGTAACAAAAAGGCTCAATTGCTGCTTGATCTCATGAAAGAACCGAACAGATTTTTAGCAACTATACAGGATATAATAACCCTGGCAGGCTTCCTTGCCAGCGCACTTTCTGCTACATCGCTTTCTAAACCTTTAGCTGTAATATTAAACAAATTCAATGTACCTTCAAGCAATGAAATTGCAATAGTACTTGGTACTATAATTTTATCTTATTTCACTCTGGTTTTCGGAGAACTTTTTCCAAAGCAGCTGGCTCTCCAAAACTCTGAAAAAATGGCACTGTTCGTGGTAAAGCCACTTTTATGGACATCAAAGATAACTTTTCCTTTTGATAAGATATTGACTCTATCACTTAATATACTTTCAAAAGTGACAAAGATTAAAAGCACAAATATAAAAAATAATGTTTCCATAGAAGAAATACAGCTTATGATAGATGCAGGAGAGGAAACAGGCATAATAAATGAAACAGAAAAAGAAATGATAAATGGCGTATTCAAATTCGATGATACACTGGCAAAAAATATAATGACGCCAAAGGTAAATGTTTTTGCCCTAGATGTAAATACTCCTCTTAAGGAAATCTTAAGTGAGGTGGCCAGGCATCAGTATTCTCGAATTCCGGTATATGAAGATGCAATTGACAATATAATCGGTATTTTGTACATGAAAGATTTGTTTATAGAGTTTCACAGCGGAACATTGGATCATAAATCCATAAAGGATCTCATAAGAGATGCTTATTTTGTTCCTGAGACTAAAAATATAGATGAATTATTTGAAGAAATGCAGCTTACCAACAATCATATGTCAATTTTAATAGATGAATATGGTGACTTTACAGGTATTGTAACTATAGATGACTTAATAGAAGAAGTAATGGGTAACATTCCAGATGAACACGACAAATATGATACAAGTGATGAATCTATAAAAAAAATAAGTCCAAATACCTATATAGTAGATGGTCTTGTTCCAATAGATGATATAAATGAAGAATTAAATATAGATCTTCCCTGCGATATTTTTGATACCGTTGGTGGTTTTGTAATAGACCTTCTAGGCCATATTCCAAAACATAATGAACATATCCCTTTAAAATACAACAACTTGATCTTTAAAATAAAAAATGTGAAAGAGAAGAGAATAGATAAAGTTGAAATAATTATAGAAGACAACCTCCAGATAAATCAAGCTGAAAATGGCATTGAGTAG
- a CDS encoding cold-shock protein, which produces MKTGTVKWFNSEKGFGFIEVPGENDVFVHFTAIQSDEPRRNLEEGQKVQFDVEEGPKGLQAANVIKL; this is translated from the coding sequence ATGAAAACAGGTACAGTAAAATGGTTTAACTCAGAGAAAGGATTTGGGTTCATTGAAGTTCCAGGGGAAAACGATGTTTTCGTACACTTCACTGCAATACAGAGTGATGAACCAAGAAGAAATCTTGAAGAAGGCCAAAAAGTTCAATTTGATGTAGAAGAAGGACCAAAGGGACTTCAAGCTGCTAATGTTATAAAACTTTAA
- a CDS encoding cell wall-binding repeat-containing protein — protein MNTGKKIIFALLGIVCLVFIFSFRAYAAQADTARYEGKDRYDTAVNVSRENFTHADCVIVVSGEDFADALSSTALAGKNKAPILLSQKNRLDDDVISEIERLGAKNAIIVGGEGAISNAVRNQLEKINVLVTRIGGHDRYDTSVQVAKSIGISNGIAIASGENFADALSMAPVAGARQIPIILTSSKTLSDSAKQFIDQNRGKRLYIIGGEGAVSSSIEGYIGDCERFAGINRYETNTAVIKAFLNKGYINMDTVYVASGSGFPDALSGSAAAAQTSSPIVIVNNNSINQQNIVKSNISSVTSIKIIGGKGAVSDAAVQRLINGTNIVVTLDPGHGGYDPGAVGYGGTMEKNITLPVALKIGKIIQQSGINVVYTRTSDRVSWPSNVSEDLQKRCEISDAAGSDYFVSIHMNSAGAEARGTETYYYSSSKEGRELAQYIQSSLVQAIASVDRGIKTANYYVIKNTAAPAVLVEVGFISNPQEERLLNSDDFQNKVASGIAKGIVQKIQQDN, from the coding sequence ATGAATACAGGGAAAAAGATTATATTTGCATTGCTTGGAATTGTGTGCCTGGTTTTCATATTCAGCTTCAGGGCATATGCTGCACAAGCTGATACAGCAAGGTATGAGGGGAAAGACAGGTATGATACAGCTGTAAATGTATCCAGGGAAAATTTTACCCATGCCGATTGTGTAATAGTAGTTTCAGGAGAAGATTTTGCAGATGCACTTTCTTCAACGGCACTTGCAGGAAAAAACAAGGCTCCCATACTTTTGTCGCAAAAGAACCGACTGGATGATGATGTTATTTCAGAAATAGAGAGACTGGGAGCCAAAAATGCGATAATAGTAGGTGGTGAAGGAGCAATATCCAATGCAGTAAGGAACCAACTGGAAAAAATCAATGTACTTGTTACAAGAATTGGAGGACATGACAGGTATGATACTAGTGTCCAGGTAGCAAAAAGTATAGGAATCAGTAATGGTATAGCAATAGCTTCCGGTGAAAATTTCGCAGATGCACTTTCAATGGCACCTGTTGCAGGGGCAAGACAGATACCTATAATTCTTACAAGTTCAAAAACACTGTCGGACTCTGCAAAGCAATTTATAGATCAAAACAGAGGAAAGAGATTATATATCATTGGAGGGGAAGGAGCAGTATCGAGCTCGATTGAAGGTTATATAGGAGACTGTGAAAGATTTGCCGGAATCAACAGATATGAGACAAATACAGCAGTTATAAAAGCATTTTTGAACAAGGGATATATAAATATGGATACAGTCTATGTGGCAAGCGGTTCCGGGTTTCCGGATGCCCTTTCCGGTTCTGCAGCGGCAGCCCAGACGAGCTCCCCGATTGTTATTGTTAACAATAACAGCATAAATCAGCAGAACATAGTAAAATCGAATATATCCTCAGTCACTTCAATAAAAATAATTGGCGGTAAAGGTGCAGTAAGTGATGCCGCAGTACAAAGACTCATAAATGGAACTAATATAGTGGTAACACTGGACCCGGGACATGGTGGATATGATCCTGGAGCTGTAGGTTATGGAGGAACCATGGAAAAAAATATAACCTTGCCTGTAGCGTTGAAAATCGGAAAAATTATTCAGCAAAGTGGAATAAATGTAGTATACACCAGAACAAGTGACAGAGTATCCTGGCCATCAAATGTAAGCGAAGATCTGCAGAAAAGATGCGAAATATCTGATGCTGCCGGTTCGGATTATTTTGTATCCATACACATGAACAGTGCTGGAGCCGAAGCGAGGGGAACGGAGACCTATTACTACAGTTCCAGCAAAGAGGGAAGGGAACTGGCACAGTATATACAGTCCTCTCTTGTACAAGCTATAGCTTCTGTAGACAGGGGGATAAAGACAGCCAACTACTATGTTATAAAAAACACTGCTGCACCGGCGGTGCTTGTAGAAGTAGGCTTTATAAGCAATCCCCAGGAGGAGAGGCTTTTAAACAGTGATGATTTTCAAAACAAGGTTGCAAGTGGTATAGCAAAAGGAATAGTGCAGAAGATTCAACAGGACAATTGA
- a CDS encoding MFS transporter: MYKNTISPNKISHGLLVIMSLICCITVANLYYNQPLLGDIARSFNASSRDIGLVSTLTQIGYGTGMLFIIPLGDIKERRNLILKLLIILSVFLALFSLSPNITCLIITSFMIGFTTVIPQLIIPFAAELSNPEERGKILGSVFSGLFAGILLARTISGFIGSLWGWKAMYYIASICTIILFLIVARFLPRSYPKSEKSYTQTMFSLINLIKNQPVLREASLNGAMMFGTFSIFWTTLIFFLESPAYHLGSKSVGLFALLGISSIIASPIVGRISDKKGAKFIVGISTMLSILAFIILLILGYKLWGIALGLILLDLGTQSAQVGNQTRVQSLSPEFRNRLNTIFMVSYFLGGALGSFIGTYSWTVFKWNGVCISGLVFLTIAILHHIFTIRKI; encoded by the coding sequence ATGTATAAAAATACCATTTCGCCCAATAAAATAAGTCATGGACTTCTAGTCATAATGTCCTTAATCTGCTGTATTACAGTTGCCAATTTATACTATAATCAACCACTCCTCGGAGATATTGCAAGAAGCTTTAATGCATCAAGCAGGGACATAGGACTTGTATCCACATTAACCCAGATCGGCTACGGAACAGGAATGCTATTTATAATTCCTCTCGGAGATATAAAAGAAAGGCGTAATCTGATTTTAAAATTACTGATAATCTTATCAGTGTTTCTCGCACTATTCTCACTATCCCCAAATATAACATGTCTTATCATCACAAGCTTTATGATAGGATTTACAACAGTAATACCACAGCTTATAATACCTTTTGCCGCTGAACTCTCCAATCCTGAAGAAAGGGGAAAAATACTGGGCAGTGTATTCAGCGGACTATTTGCAGGTATACTTCTGGCACGCACTATAAGTGGTTTTATAGGTTCTCTTTGGGGATGGAAAGCCATGTACTACATAGCCTCAATATGCACAATTATATTATTTTTGATAGTTGCCAGATTTCTTCCAAGAAGCTACCCAAAATCAGAAAAATCCTATACACAGACAATGTTTTCACTGATAAACTTAATAAAGAATCAACCTGTATTGAGAGAAGCTTCTCTAAACGGTGCCATGATGTTCGGCACCTTCAGCATATTCTGGACTACTCTTATATTTTTTTTGGAGTCACCCGCTTACCACTTAGGCAGCAAATCCGTAGGATTGTTTGCTCTTCTTGGAATATCAAGCATCATAGCCTCACCTATTGTCGGCCGTATAAGTGATAAAAAGGGGGCAAAATTTATCGTTGGAATTTCCACCATGTTATCAATTCTTGCATTTATAATATTACTGATATTGGGCTACAAACTCTGGGGAATTGCATTAGGATTGATACTTTTAGACCTTGGAACCCAATCAGCTCAGGTTGGAAATCAAACTCGTGTACAAAGTCTTTCACCAGAATTCCGGAACAGATTAAATACAATTTTTATGGTATCGTATTTTCTTGGAGGTGCTCTTGGTTCTTTTATAGGCACATACAGCTGGACTGTTTTTAAATGGAACGGTGTCTGTATATCAGGGCTTGTATTTTTGACGATAGCTATTTTACATCACATATTTACAATAAGGAAAATTTAA
- the cbiM gene encoding cobalt transporter CbiM codes for MHIPDNYLSPSTCAVMFAVMVPVWMRASKKVKKEITKKKLPVLGVCSAFSFLIMMFNVPLPGGTTGHAVGATLAAILLGPYAAVICVTIALLIQALFFGDGGILAFGANTFNMAFVMPFVGYTVYSFIKSRMKSAKGDYIPAFIGAYVGIVTAALIASIEFGIQPMLFRDVNGAALYCPYGLNVSIPAMVLPHLLIGLIEGGITAAVLAYVRKVSPGAVYENKPSARKPLYGLLILLILLCPIGLLAQGTAWGEWGSEEIKGIVGYIPEAFKNGFNYNALASDYAISGINDIAGYIISAVGGVAIILILVKLLSSSRKENNNS; via the coding sequence ATGCATATTCCAGATAATTATTTGAGCCCGTCTACCTGTGCTGTCATGTTTGCAGTTATGGTTCCGGTATGGATGAGGGCTTCAAAAAAAGTAAAAAAGGAGATAACCAAGAAAAAACTGCCCGTACTCGGCGTATGCTCGGCTTTTTCATTTTTGATAATGATGTTTAATGTACCGCTGCCTGGAGGTACAACCGGTCATGCAGTAGGAGCCACACTGGCGGCTATATTGCTTGGGCCTTATGCGGCGGTGATCTGTGTAACAATAGCATTGTTAATTCAGGCTCTTTTCTTTGGTGATGGAGGTATACTTGCATTTGGTGCCAATACCTTCAATATGGCATTTGTAATGCCATTTGTGGGATATACAGTTTACAGCTTTATAAAGTCAAGAATGAAAAGTGCTAAAGGAGATTACATACCGGCTTTTATAGGTGCTTATGTGGGAATTGTAACAGCGGCTTTAATAGCATCCATAGAATTTGGCATACAGCCAATGCTCTTCAGGGATGTAAACGGTGCAGCGCTTTACTGTCCCTATGGATTGAACGTATCAATACCGGCCATGGTGCTGCCGCATCTTCTAATTGGACTTATAGAAGGAGGTATTACAGCGGCGGTACTTGCTTATGTCAGGAAAGTATCACCTGGAGCAGTATATGAAAATAAGCCTTCAGCTAGAAAACCTTTATACGGGCTTTTAATCCTTCTTATATTGTTATGTCCAATTGGGCTGCTTGCGCAAGGAACAGCATGGGGTGAATGGGGGTCAGAAGAAATAAAGGGAATTGTAGGATATATTCCTGAAGCATTCAAAAATGGATTCAATTATAATGCACTGGCATCAGATTATGCCATATCTGGAATAAATGATATTGCAGGATACATTATATCGGCTGTAGGTGGGGTGGCAATTATACTCATATTGGTTAAGTTATTGTCTTCATCGAGAA